In Ostrea edulis chromosome 10, xbOstEdul1.1, whole genome shotgun sequence, one genomic interval encodes:
- the LOC125665912 gene encoding telomere-associated protein RIF1-like isoform X2, whose amino-acid sequence MEDDINVATLLETLEVKSKEGKDGVYLQLANQLKEYSVSLVSLDVAKNSKKLCDLLKEDLQNNHLDPNGLQILGFCLHDREAVGNLSADFCQGILSFLCDCVEKTEDKNVCAKCLWCLHQQNIAKDIVSQQVESILTVVEQGIQRWKMQSSMVEHEASQVIYRLLKDYRREMESHALRWGKLLLPLMAHRAIKIHERALEVVKAEFSAVLIHQRELSQALIPEFKLRVGSDLKWFFTCQEEIHALECWEIYVQICGKELHHGSFINMLLPIMELAFKGSNEVKVRAFQAWQVLIDNFATNHDILTCPKRIKLVMQVLKSNNAKTEAVAMAKLDVWWHFIWLLGSKASASFEQVCLPLIQFCVGGSKGGGGLGTPRTLTNGTSPRTPRMNLSGGNSIGTAYLKIPSLQLKGCEVLAHFLGGLTDDVDVPKHSFSLDPLTYEIITGPAFFVKQSGVFVQYACELICDLGSQIPEGLLLRIWFSLIAHMKNGLDSGTRGEMKDTVTTFLTQFQILVLSQTLTPKIILKLFNAVCCIPSKALISTAYNVNCGEKLHGTPALFLLQLLLTPNLLKDCSSLESYTALYSKLVNIGIGGTGSLEFAQSVLHLLDISAEFVGSPELLWRLWSTVVNPLHQLVQKTNEVNQGDALEHNFSCLYAVLLFPIKHQLPAKMPQMTVKTLQKTWSEIYQTFARLSALVTNAEANVCCEDLCHQINKCLKDAHSMSLHELDFLSQTCQTMLGAFDFSSLGASCTFSISSMHASPAKWAKRKQKPMENLHSCVVLIQKLLETLNICIKSADKKGTSASVSPQGPANGLVDCLCSIFSHISSSNVLGAVIGHLSQPIGDLYQESIRKTCAKLFSNTFMQKLEKLWHDICTSLQTRHSGMYDSEFLSKLSPLLEATFVHPRRAIKNQTSLLWSGTFTSASHLVYPVTLRPILAKVKEKSTIILPGWVSIPVTVVEETPASQMSQADSQAPEPHLPGMPSPRKIHGSLLNKTVSPNPKKSPARPAEKVTRSPVAVRKNLSVNELQKEDFVVIKSPLRKKRILTEHQKEVLKEKRVIPTMYNTLDNSQDASLMFGADSQFGSDTQSEPLTPTVDSVIVIDSSFSQHLSQKKDKSIKRAARKSSSEASDKEDSQNSQKEGAGSRRRRSVRFKDTVEEAFKVPVEKHAEKGPEENGAEKTPSQEEFEAAWDQTLSKMVDEVEKNSIDHFSVIKCTMSSSQQQGKSSGENTTTGSEDAPPLSNTQTKLADNVLINETSNKANSVGSDEKETGSSKSSLFSSGDGYVAPQNVMEAVEIECLTYKSTSSSGEDKAEGKAETKEKEEKRTSQSLQTWTSQLNQTSPRKVNSSVKKLSQESSESSPARASRRFASPAKRGRGKNLENYSKGFHKIDEWLIKSPEKSSQESEISSQGSDKLSGTSSSESQAVEVTVVEETQSPKSMRMRVSPNSQPIQETPPPPTNKEAVKFGNTRGSTRKLFTKGTDAPSLDQCEDSNIIPGSPESTSSSLFIGVGTPVLKLKRLTNKEIKHFSPHKKDVNILHEERRPQSSAVEVDSQSSNHEHDDFSDVLPLDAIPLSSSQGFETQDKEKERVDQLGDKLMTSTENLFSQNENLSQENSVYDPQLQSTFKPNCEGKDVLGTENLILSQHSDKSSISEKESQLEEAKPEESAPFYDPKLESTLPQDTPRRGRKRKQEAPKKLSPESSRPKRTRQSKIDNVKTPRGKVREVKKGSSKGKTAEKKQKDGVNPGQKTDRGEDFFPVDSQQHGEENSKVKMIVEITNQTSISDNMDTEKDNDVTCDERQLDSEGFFLEKTEEKIPEAASCQKLDESHQKLDEVCQKSDESSQESDESSQKLDESSQKSDESSQKSDESGQKSDESSQKSDESSQKLSEKKKSECLGTITAEEKGEKTPSSRSIGDVPLRKSTTKKKIEVAKKRSQKKGKSDSDEQVTSDCSEDDLPLAQTIKQSAKSKGKLENKMDAINLKLGSVTDACEENEAKILNDSDDKIPLNNLCSSNEDLEKTDGVKENIEDDMEEEKLITSVDGNDKESVSEERDSVTDGSAKKKSKKRILPAKNSPLSNRLRSSQGTLRSGKPTRRSLSPRQSPKSISVKKPTRRSLSPRQSPKSLSLKKTLKRKSLDASLLSVVIEDSEEPEGKHLKDPQQDDTNEVSEVELSEKTGGKESETAEDIDMLNDPKRVMLDETPKKIPEMGSDGGQFGIFERHTDSKLVIVPRKFEKRGIARRSILKPSSPRSNLKNSPLKTATTFHPIKLGQIYAPSASPSASILKRRRLSGEIATNSPSPPGKKKQRRVSFANTVTFSPLSSASSSPVTKTDFNSKSCLFTESSPAIVTSSEMSQTGTQESVTISRSGFYYSDWDPGVCYSQ is encoded by the exons GTTGTTAAAGGACTACAGAAGGGAAATGGAGAGTCACGCTCTCAGATGGGGGAAGCTCCTACTTCCTCTTATGGCACACAGAGCCATTAAAATCCATGAAAGAGCTTTAGAGGTGGTCAAGGCAGAGTTTTCTGCCGTTCTCATTCACCAGAGGGAGCTATCTCAGGCTCTAATTCCAGAGTTTAAACTG AGAGTTGGTTCTGATTTGAAATGGTTTTTCACATGCCAAGAGGAAATCCATGCTTTGGAATGCTGGGAAATATATGTACAGATTTGTGGAAAG GAGCTACATCATGGAAGTTTCATAAACATGCTGTTACCTATTATGGAGCTGGCTTTTAAGGGTTCCAATGAGGTCAAGGTTCGAGCTTTTCAAGCCTGGCAGGTTCTTATAGACAATTTTGCCACCAACCACG aTATTTTGACCTGTCCCAAGAGAATTAAACTGGTAATGCAGGTTCTGAAATCGAACAATGCGAAGACAGAAGCTGTTGCCATGGCAAAATTGGATGTATGGTGGCATTTTATCTGGTTACTTGGATCAAAGGCTTCGGCGAGTTTTGAGCAG GTGTGTTTGCCTCTAATACAATTTTGTGTGGGAGGATCTAAAGGTGGTGGAGGCCTAGGAACACCAA GGACACTGACTAATGGTACAAGTCCAAGGACCCCCAGGATGAACTTAAGTGGGGGGAATTCTATCGGGACAGCATATCTGAAAATTCCCAGTCTGCAGCTAAAAGGATGCGAGGTGTTGGCCCATTTCCTGGGAGGCTTGACTGACGATGTTGATGTTCCCAAGCACTCCTTCTCTCTGG ATCCTCTGACTTACGAAATAATAACTGGGCCAGCGTTTTTCGTCAAGCAGTCTGGTGTATTTGTTCAGTATGCTTGTGAGCTCATATGTGATCTCGGATCCCAGATTCCAG AGGGCCTGTTGCTGAGAATCTGGTTTTCGCTCATTGCCCACATGAAGAATGGTCTGGACAGTGGAACAAGAGGAGAGATGAAAGACACTGTTACAACATTCCTGACCCAGTTCCAGATTCTGGTTCTGAGTCAGACTCTGACACCCAAAATCATCCTG AAACTGTTCAATGCCGTGTGTTGCATACCCAGCAAGGCCCTCATCTCCACAGCATACAATGTCAACTGCGGAGAAAAACTTCAT GGTACTCCAGCACTTTTCCTTCTGCAGCTGTTGTTGACTCCAAACTTACTAAAAGACTGCTCATCCTTAGAGAG CTATACTGCTTTATACAGTAAGCTTGTAAACATTGGTATTGGAGGCACGGGATCCCTAGAATTTGCTCAGTCAGTGTTACACCTGCTGGACATTAGTGCCGAGTTTGTGGGCAGTCCCGAGTTGCTATGGAGACTATGGAGTACAGTGGTTAATCCGCTACACCAGCTTGTTCAGAAG ACAAATGAAGTGAACCAGGGTGATGCATTGGAGCACAACTTCAGCTGTTTGTATGCTGTCCTCCTGTTTCCCATTAAACATCAACTCCCAGCGAAAATGCCACAG ATGACAGTGAAAACGTTGCAGAAGACCTGGTCTGAGATCTACCAAACATTTGCCAGGTTATCTGCCCTTGTTACAAATGCCGAGGCCAATGTCTGCTGCGAAGATTTGTGTCATCAGATCAATAAGTGTCTGAAAGACGCACATTCGATG AGCCTACATGAACTAGATTTTCTGAGCCAGACTTGTCAGACAATGCTGGGGGCATTTGACTTCTCTTCTCTCGGTGCAAGCTGTACTTTTAGCATCA GCAGTATGCATGCAAGTCCAGCGAAGTGGGCAAAGAGGAAGCAGAAACCGATGGAAAATTTACATTCCTGTGTTGTGTTAATTCAGAAACTGTTAGAGAcgttaaatatttgtataaaaagtGCAGATAAGAAG GGAACCAGTGCCTCTGTGTCCCCACAGGGACCAGCCAATGGATTGGTGGACTGTCTTTGTTCGATCTTTTCACATATTTCATCATCCAATGTGTTAGGTGCTGTGATTGGTCACTTATCTCAGCCAATAGGAGACTTGTATCAAGAATCCATCAGAAAGACATGTGCCAAACTGTTTAGCAATACCTTTATGCAAAAG TTGGAGAAGTTGTGGCACGATATCTGTACCTCGCTGCAGACCCGTCACTCAGGAATGTACGACTCAGAATTTCTGTCCAAGTTATCTCCCCTACTAGAGGCCACCTTCGTACATCCTCGCCGTGCCATCAAGAACCAGACCAGCTTACTATGGAGCGGTACATTTACCAGTGCTTCCCACCTTGTGTATCCAGTCACTTTGAG GCCTATTCTAGCCAAGGTAAAGGAGAAATCTACAATCATCTTACCTGGTTGGGTGTCTATACCAGTGACCGTGGTGGAAGAAACACCAGCCAGCCAGATGAGTCAG GCAGATTCTCAGGCTCCCGAGCCACATCTTCCTGGAATGCCATCGCCAAGAAAAATCCATGGCAGTTTACTGAACAAGACAGTGTCTCCAAACCCCAAAAAATCTCCAGCCCGTCCAGCAGAAAAGGTGACCAGGTCACCAGTAGCGGTCAGGAAAAATCTGTCTGTTAATGAACTGCAGAAAGAG GATTTTGTTGTGATCAAGTCACCGCTTAGAAAGAAAAGAATTCTCACTGAGCATCAGAAGGAGGTTTTAAAAGAAAAGAG AGTTATCCCAACCATGTACAACACGCTTGATAACTCCCAAGATGCATCACTGATGTTTGGAGCCGACTCGCAGTTTGGGTCAGACACCCAGTCTGA GCCACTGACACCCACAGTGGATTCAGTCATTGTCATTGACTCCAGTTTCTCACAGCATTTGTCACAG AAAAAAGACAAATCTATAAAGAGAGCTGCCAGAAAATCCTCCTCAGAGGCCAGTGATAAGGAAGATTCCCAGAATTCACAGAAAGAGGGCGCTGGTAGCAGAAGGAGGCGTTCCGTCCGGTTCAAAGACACAGTGGAGGAGGCGTTTAAGGTGCCGGTGGAGAAACATGCAGAAAAGGGGCCGGAAGAGAACGGTGCAGAAAAGACACCCAGTCAAGAGGAGTTTGAAGCTGCCTGGGACCAAACCCTGTCCAAAATGGTGGACGAAG TTGAGAAAAACAGTATAGATCACTTCAGTGTAATAAAATGCACTATGAGCAGCTCTCAGCAGCAAGGAAAGTCTTCTGGTGAAAATACCACCACCGGTTCTGAAGATGCACCACCATTAAGTAATACCCAGACAAAGTTAGCAGACAATGTGCTGATCAATGAAACAAGTAATAAGGCAAATAGCGTTGGTAGTGATGAGAAGGAAACTGGATCCTCCAAGTCCTCTTTGTTTTCTTCTGGTGACGGATACGTGGCCCCCCAGAATGTAATGGAGGCTGTGGAGATAGAATGTTTGACTTACAAATCAACCTCGTCTAGTGGGGAGGACAAAGCAGAAGGAAAAGCAGAGAccaaagaaaaagaagaaaagaggaCATCGCAATCCTTGCAGACTTGGACCAGTCAACTTAACCAGACATCACCAAGGAAGGTTAACTCTTCAGTGAAAAAACTCAGCCAGGAAAGTAGTGAGAGTTCTCCGGCTAGGGCATCTAGGCGTTTTGCATCTCCAGCTAAAAGGGGACGTGGCAAAAACTTGGAAAATTACAGCAAGGGCTTTCACAAAATTGACGAGTGGTTGATCAaatctccagaaaaaagttctCAAGAAAGTGAGATATCATCACAAGGGTCTGACAAGTTATCTGGGACCTCATCCAGTGAAAGTCAGGCTGTAGAAGTTACAGTGGTGGAAGAGACACAGTCTCCAAAGAGCATGAGAATGCGAGTGTCACCCAACTCGCAGCCAATTCAAGAAACGCCTCCACCACCAACCAACAAAGAGGCAGTCAAGTTTGGTAATACCAGAGGCAGCACAAGAAAATTGTTTACCAAGGGGACAGATGCCCCGAGTTTGGATCAGTGTGAGGATTCTAACATTATTCCAGGATCTCCGGAATCCACATCCAGTTCTCTCTTTATCGGAGTAGGAACTCCAGTTCTGAAGTTGAAAAGACTgaccaataaagaaataaaacattttagcCCTCACAAAAAGGATGTTAATATCCTACATGAGGAAAGACGACCCCAAAGCAGTGCAGTTGAAGTGGACTCACAAAGCTCAAATCATGAGCATGATGACTTCTCAGACGTCTTGCCTTTAGATGCTATTCCATTGTCATCATCTCAGGGATTTGAAACCCAggataaagaaaaagaaagggttGATCAATTAGGTGACAAACTGATGACTAGCACTGAAAACTTGTTCTCTCAGAATGAAAATTTGTCTCAGGAAAATTCAGTATATGACCCCCAACTACAATCTACCTTTAAGCCTAACTGTGAGGGCAAAGATGTACTGGGAACAGAAAATTTGATATTAAGTCAACATTCGGACAAATCGAGCATTAGTGAAAAGGAGTCACAATTAGAAGAGGCAAAACCAGAGGAATCTGCACCATTTTATGATCCAAAGTTGGAGTCCACTCTTCCCCAAGACACACCAAGGAGAGGTAGGAAGAGAAAACAGGAAGCCCCTAAGAAACTGTCGCCAGAGAGCAGTCGACCAAAGCGAACCCGACAAAGCAAGATAGACAATGTAAAAACACCAAGAGGGAAAGTCAGGGAGGTTAAGAAAGGGAGCAGTAAAGGTAAAACCGCAGAGAAGAAACAGAAAGATGGGGTCAATCCCGGACAGAAGACGGACCGTGGTGAGGATTTCTTTCCAGTGGATTCTCAGCAACATGGGGAAGAAAACTCGAAAGTGAAGATGATTGTGGAAATAACAAATCAGACATCTATTTCAGACAATATGGACACGGAGAAAGACAATGACGTTACGTGTGATGAGAGACAGCTAGACTCCGAAGGATTCTTTTTGGAGAAAACAGAAGAGAAAATTCCTGAGGCAGCGTCATGCCAGAAGTTGGATGAGTCGCATCAGAAATTGGATGAGGTCTGTCAGAAGTCGGATGAGTCAAGTCAGGAGTCAGATGAGTCAAGTCAGAAGTTGGATGAGTCGAGTCAGAAGTCGGATGAGTCAAGTCAGAAGTCCGATGAGTCAGGTCAGAAGTCCGATGAGTCAAGTCAGAAGTCCGATGAGTCAAGTCAGAAGTTAAGTGAGAAGAAAAAGTCTGAATGTCTTGGTACTATAACTGCTGAAGAAAAGGGGGAAAAAACACCCTCCAGTCGGAGTATTGGAGATGTTCCACTGAGAAAAAGCACAACAAAGAAGAAGATTGAAGTGGCAAAGAAACGATCACAGAAGAAGGGGAAGAGTGATTCTGATGAACAAGTCACATCAGATTGTTCAGAAGATGATTTACCATTAGCACAAACTATAAAACAGTCGGCCAAGTCTAAAGGCAAACTGGAGAACAAGATGGATGCTATAAATCTCAAGCTAGGAAGTGTGACAGATGCGTGTGAAGAAAATGAAGCCAAAATCTTGAATGATTCTGATGATAAAATCCCTTTGAATAATTTATGCAGTAGTAATGAGGATCTGGAGAAGACAGATGGTGTGAAGGAGAACATTGAAGATGACATGGAAGAAGAAAAATTGATAACTAGTGTGGATGGCAATGATAAAGAGAGTGTTTCAGAGGAAAGGGATTCTGTCACTGATGGAAGTGCAAAGAAAAAGTCTAAGAAAAGGATTTTGCCAGCAAAGAATTCTCCACTGTCTAATAGATTGAGGTCTTCACAAGGAACATTAAGAAGCGGGAAACCCACACGCAGATCCTTGTCCCCGAGGCAGAGTCCGAAGTCAATCTCTGTAAAGAAACCCACACGGAGATCTCTGTCTCCAAGGCAGAGTCCGAAGTCGCTCTCATTAAAGAAAACTCTCAAGCGGAAAAGTCTTGATGCAAGTCTCCTCTCTGTTGTGATTGAAGACTCTGAGGAACCAGAAGGGAAACATCTTAAAGACCCTCAACAGGATGACACAAACGAGGTGTCTGAGGTGGAGTTATCAGAGAAAACGGGAGGGAAGGAGAGCGAAACAGCTGAAGACATTGATATGTTGAATGATCCAAAAAGAGTCATGTTAGATGAAACTCCCAAAAAGATTCCTGAGATGGGGTCAGATGGAGGTCAATTTGGAATCTTTGAAAGACACACAGACAGTAAACTCGTTATTGTGCCCAGAAAGTTTGAAAAGAGAGGTATTGCTCGTCGAAGCATTCTAAAACCATCAAGTCCACGTtcgaatttaaaaaattctcctCTGAAAACGGCAACTACCTTCCATCCTATCAAACTGGGACAAATATATGCACCCTCTGCTTCACCAAGTGCTAGTATCCTGAAGCGAAGAAGGCTGAGTGGGGAAATAGCCACCAACTCTCCCTCTCCTCCTGGCAAG AAGAAGCAGAGACGAGTGTCGTTTGCTAACACTGTGACTTTTTCACCTCTGTCATCAGCATCCTCGTCTCCAGTGACCAAGACAGACTTCAACAGTAAAAGCTGT